The Williamwhitmania taraxaci genome segment CGGAACCAAATCCTCCTCCCTTTTCTCATTCCGCTACGCTCCATGAGAAAAGGGAGGAGGATTAATTCCATTAACAATGTGGTGAAACTTTACAGGTTGCTTCATTAGCCAATGAGTAGTATTGGTTAGGAAAAACTAATGTTTAACTTTGTAATACAAACGCTGCATGAAAAATGTTGGTTTGAATGCTTGCGGAGTGCAAGAGATGAATGCTGCTGAGGTGGATGAGGTTATTGGTGGCAGTGATATTATGGATCTTATTCAGTCTTTTGGGGATGCAACTCCTTGGGGGAGTAACTCCACTTGGACAAATATAGGCGGTGGTGCTTGGGATCCAAGGTTTTGGTAGTAAGCGATAAAATTGAATTTTTGTAATGTTTTTGAGGAGGTTACAACCTTATATGGTTAGCCCCCTCTTCTCTTTTTAATCTTTTTAATCTTTTAAATTGTATGCGTTATCTCCTTGTTCTTGCATTTCTTAGCTTTTATGCAGTTGCATTTTCTCAAATAGAGGTTTCCTCAAAATTTATTAACCAAGACTCTGGTGCACCAGTTGAGTATGCAAGCGTATTTCTACTAAAGGATAAGGCTGTAGGATCAAGTACGGGTAATTCAGGATATTTTAAATTATGGATACCGAAATGTCATGTAACGGATACGGTTGTAATTAGTTGTGTTGGTTACGAAAGAAAGGAGGTTACCGTTGAATACATTACTCAAAACAAAACCATATTTCTTCAACCTAAGGAGGAGCAGATTGATGAGGTAATCATTAGTAATAATTTATCAGCGCAAAAAATTGTGAAAATAGCACTGCGCAAATATCCCAAATGGTGCTTTAAATATCGATACTCAACAGACTTTTCGATGAGAAGCTATCTTTTTGTTGATAGCACCAAGCTGGTTGTTGGCGCCATGGAAACTACTGGAGTAATGAATAATAATGGCATGTATAACGATTCCTTGGAAGAAAAGGTTAGCGTAAGCAAGTATCAGGTGTATGGTAGTGTTGATACATCATACTTTACTCCTTCAATGTGCATTAAAAATAAACACTATGATGCGACTTTGAATTTGGAGTATCGCGTAATTGATCACTTTGCAGTTTTTTGGCATGTCGACCCTATCACTGCACAGTACTTTTATCCCGATATGAAGGGTCACTTTAATTTCATTGACGATTCTACCAAATCTGATAAATTCTGGATTGTTAGCGTAACCGACCTTAGGCACATTGATTATGGTTATAAGTTGCCCGAGGAGCAGTTTCGGAAGCAATACAAGAAAGATCTTAATAGGTTCAAACAGGAGAAAAATTATTCACCAACCAATAAGCTGTTTGTTCTTTCAGAGGCCCAAGTGGACAGCCTTTTCTATTCCGATCTGAGAAAACGTTTGGAGAAAGGGAATCCGATGTTTCACAATATGATTCTATATATTGATAAATCCACATTTGCTATTCATAAGGCTGAATATAGGTTCAGTGGAGTAGGCGCAGATGGTAAGTTTAGTGTTTTTACAAATTTTACGGTAGATTATGGTTACTTACTTAAAAAGAAAAAACTCACCCCCTTAAAGATAGAAATAGTCACAAAGAGTTCTATGGGGAAGTTTAGCAATCACACTGTGTTCGATTTTACGAATATCAATACAGGGAAAGGGTTAAATAGAATTTCTTCCAAAGATGTTCATGATAGAGGAAAGCCTAATTCTGTTACGTTTCTTGATATTACGAGTCTTGATGTAGAGGGGTGGGCGCAGGTTAATGGATCTAATATTTTTAAACCAGCATTTCGCACAGATGATTAGTGTTGTTAGGAAATCGTGTAGCTGTTGAAATATAATACATGAATACTGTTGAGGTGGCTGAGGTTAATGGTGGGTGGAACAGTATTTACTCTGCTTTAATGACTTAATTTTATACTATGAAACTTTTTAAAACGCCACATTCAAAAAAAGATTGGTTCGTAAAAGGATTGTTTATTGGTGTGCTAGGTGGATTGATTGGTGCTATCGTGGCTTTTATGCGCTAGTTAGATCCTCTTCAATTTATTGTTAATGAAACTGATTTACTGTGGAAAATGAATTAGTGAAAATTTTTGTCGGAGAGTTATGGCAAGCAACCATAGTTAAGGAGTTGCTCAACGACAACGGAATTAGTGCATTTATCGAAAATGAGCTGATGGGGAATATTGCTCCGTGGCAAATAGCTGCCGGAGGATCGGCATCGGTTACGGTTATGATTGCGAACTCCGATTATGCTTTGGCCAAACCACTCGTGGATGAATTTACCAATGGCAGTAATCCATTGCCAGTGGAGGACGAATAAACAATACTTTTTCCACAACTAAAAACTACATTCAATGTCACAATTTACACCCGATGCCATCTCCGTTTGCATTGGCTATGCCGTTTGCGCATTGCTACTGGCTTACACGTTTAAGGCTAAGAAAACGGATACACTTCCGTTGTCCATTGGCTATACTTTCTTCGCGATGGGTTTCATTATGCTGCTGAACCTTATTTTGAAGATGGTTACTTCAGAACCTCACTCACTAAGGCCGTTTTACGATGTAAATTTTGTGCACTTTGTTGGCGTAATGCTCGTGATAAACCTTTGGCTGTACTGGCGGAAAAGGAAGAAAGAGCAGCAGCAGGGGTAATAGTAATGTTTTAGTGTTGTATTGCCTCGTAATTGTTCTGTTTCGGGGCTTTGGTATACAATACAAGCAGCCTTGTATTGCAAAGTTTTAGTTAGTGCCTAACCGAAATGAGTTTGGTTGGGAAAATTATTATTTAGATTTAAGGCAATTATTATTTACGCCAATGAAATTTCTTCTTTTTCTTCTTTTTCTTTTGCAATCAGCCGGTGCTTACAGTCAGGCAACAGATAGCGCAGCAAAGGCTATTCGCCACTACCCTCTGATAATTCAGGATTCCCCAAGCAAACTTTTTACTATGCGTCAGTTTAGCCAGAACTACCTGTCAGGCTATCGGCTTATGGTTCGCGGTCTTAACTCAACAATCACAAAACCTTACTATTCCGACCTAATTCAACTTGGAATGCAAGCCTTTTTTTTGATGCCGTTAACGCACGAAGAGGGTCACAGATCGATTTTAACCGCGAAGGGGATTGGCTCTGTATCGCAACCATTCTTTAATAGCCAAGGAGCTGCCTACGTAAATGGTGTAACCGATAATGTTCTGAAAAATCTGCGCGACAGCGATTTTCCAACCTATATCCGACTCCACACGGCCGGTTTAGAGTCCGACTACATGCTCACCCTTCGTGAGGAGACAATTGCCAGTTTTGAGCAAGACGATTTCTCTAACTTTAAGGTTGAGTATTGGGTGCGAAAAATTGCCATAATGCAGTACTATTTAATCGGGCTCATTAAGTATGATATGGATTTAAAGGAGGAGTCTAATGAACTAAATCGTGATATTGTAGGTCTCGACACATACAGCGCAGCTCGGCATCTTTTTCGCCCAACAATGGATTTTCAGCGCTATACCCGATACAATGAGCTAGCCGGTGACGAGAAGCGGTTTCTTCGTAGGGTAGGATACCGTTCGCTCCTCAACTTAGTAAATCCACTTATGGTTGGTAGACCTAACTTCAAAATAAATGAGACAACGCGATTAAATGCTGGTATGGGTTACACCATGGCTCCTTTTGGCGATTTTATCGACGAGAATGTTTGGGTAAAACATCGCAACACAAACCTTCACGTTTACTTTAGGCAGTTTCAGAATATGGCAACCTGGTTTCCTGCATGTGGGGCTGGGCTATACGACGTGAAACTAATGAAGCAGCTTCGGTGCGATGTGGTGGGACACTTCTGGTCGCAACCCAAGGAGTTGGATTTCAATACATCCAAAAGCTTTTCGGGTGGAGCCATTGACGCCGCTCTTCGCTATCTGCTTTTCCCTGATTTCGGAAAGGTTCAAGCCATCTCTATCGATTTGGGTGTGTTGGCAAAAACCAAGGGTTTCCTACCGGAGGAAGTCAACATGGAGAAAGGAGTAAGCATGCGTTTTGGCTTATCGCTCTACTATTAATATGCGTATTTATTCTTCAAATAGCGTAATTCACTTATGGAGGTGCTGCTGTACCGTTGGTTAGGAAAAACTAATTTTTAACTTTGTAATACAAACGATTTATGAAAAATTTTGATTTGAATGCTTGCGGGGTGCAAGAGATGAATGCTGCTGAGGTGGCAGAGGTTAATGGTGGAACAGCACCTTGGAACGAATGTCGCAGGCCTGATGAATATGCTGGTTATGGGGGTGGCTCTACTGGTGGTGGCGGTGGTGGCAGTATGTCATTTGGAGAGACAGCTTGGTGGTCGTGGTTGTTATTTCATGGTATAAACGGATAATAGTAGCGGGAAAAGACTTTGTAAGAGTCTTTTCCTTTTTCATACTTAAATTGTAGATTATTGAGATTTAAGAAGACCGTCTTGTTTTTATGAATGACTTTATTCATTTTATTAAGAAGCCAACATATTCTGAGAGCTGCAAGCAGATAAATTGGAAAATGTTTTTCCTGCTGTTTTTTGCATCTGTTATTGTAATATCGCCAATGGTATTTGTTATCAAAATGGCTGTGGATATATGGGGCTTCAGTTATAAAAAGCCTCAGATGAGTTGTCTTAAATTATTGTTTCTTGCGGCAATTTATGCTCCAATTGTTGAGGAACTATTCTTTCGTTCACTATTGGTGTTCAAAAAAAGTAACATTATATCTTACTTGTCGATATGTTTTCTGCTGGGCATTTGGTTTTTTTATAACGGCAGCTATCAAAGCATATTGAATCTTTCTGCGGTTGTTGTTGCTGTAGCATTGGCTTTAGTATTCTACAATCAAAGTAAGGAGTTTGTTGTAAAGAGATATCCTATTGTATTCTATTTCTCTTCAATTGTATTTGGATTGGTGCATATTTTCAACTATCAAGGTGTGACTTTTCATAATTTCATTTTTTCCATACTGCTTGTTTTGCCACAACTGACACTGGGGGTGGTCTTAGGATATATCAGGGTATCTTATGGACTTGCCTATTCGATTCTATTTCATTTTTTGTGTAATCTCCCTGGGGTTATCGTTGTATATTTTATAAGTTGTTGAATAATGATGTTGCTGTTTTTGTGCGGTTAAAATTTCCTGCGTTTATGTAATGCTAGTTCTTTAGTTGGAAAGGTATGGGAGTGAGTTTCGAGTTGCCAAATTTATTGCATTTTTTTCTCAGAGTCTACTTTTTGTAGACGGAACTCCTGCACCTTTGCTACTGCCTAACCGAAATAATGTTGGTTAGGAAAAACTAATGTTTAACTTTGTAATACAAACGTTTTATGAAAAATTTTGATTTGAACGCTTGCGGAGTGCAAGAGTTGAATGCAGTAGAGATTAGAAGTATTGATGGTGGTACATGGGCAGCATTCATTGACGGTTTTGTAGCTGGTTCCGGTGGCGGAGACGTTAGTAAATCTGGGATGTCTGGGTTTGGTTGGTATTCTATTGGTTATGGAATAGGTGTATCAATGAAACAATAAAAACTAGATTTGAACAATTTTAGCGTCCTTCAAAATGAATACTAGTGGATTAAGACGTAAGTGTTTTTGAATAGTTATGCTGATAATCAGTATAATAATTTAATAACATTAAATAGAACTTACGTCTTGAATCACTGTGTTAATAATAAAATAGGCTGCCTGTTTTTGATATGCACCCCAAAAGTTAGACACAAAACTTTTGGGGTGGTTTTTATGAAAAAAAGAAAAAATGGGAAGCACAGCCTTTCTAGAAAAATGAGGGTAATAAAGGTTTGCCGATCTGGTTATGGCTCCACCACCATAAGCGGGAGGTGCCCATAGCCTACTCCAAGACTATATTCTCCTACTACTATACTCGGCCATTCGAGATCGAAATCGTTTTTTCGCTGAAACCACTCGACCAAGAGGAGCAAATAAAAGTTGAAGCGGGAAGCATCTTTTTTTCAGAGTCTACTTTTTGTAGACGGAACTACTGCAACTTTGTTACTGCCTAACCGAATAGTTGGTTAGGAAAAACTAATGTTTAACTTTGTAATACAAACGTTTTATGAAAAATTTTGATTTGAATGCTTGCGGGGTTGCCGAGATGCAACAGCAGGAGTTGAGTGAAGTGAATGGTGGCATTTTTTGGTTGATTCCAGTTGTGATTGGTGCCGGGATTATTGAGATAATGAGTGATTGGGATAATTTTGAACGCGGGTTTAGTGGTCAACCATATAAACAAAAATAATTATGATGAATATTACTGAATTAACTCAAGAGGAGTGTGTTAATGTGAATGGTGGTGCGTCATTCGCTTATCGTGCCGGGCAGGCAGTTTCAATGATAGTTGGCTGGAATGCTGCAGCTGGAATGCCAACTACTACAGGTGGTTTTATAGCCTATTGCGATTGGTTTCTGTAACAAGAAAATAGAATGTCTATCCTTTGGTGTGTTTTAGTTATAACTACTTTTAGAAAATGGAACTTAGGATAACATTTTTTTTGTTTACATTGCGTTAATGATAATTATTGAAGCATGTTGCACTTTAGGGAGGTATTAAGTTTTCCTCCCTTTTTTTCATCCATATGTAGATTATTTTACGGTTGTTAAAACTATTAACGTGAATGTAGATATGAGCACTAACGTAAAAAACAGAATAATTGTGAAGAAAAATGTTCTTACAGGAATAACGATTAAAGCGGTTGTTGCATTTATTGTCTTCTATTTGATATTCCATTATTGGAATGAAATTGAGGTTTTTATTCGCAACATTTTTTAGTATCATTGGATAATCCTATCCCCTCTGCTCTAGTTTGTTTGTCCGTTGGTATTTCACAAATAGAGATGATATTGAGGATACAATTAATCTCATTGGTTTCCAGTTTTTATGAAAAATTAATTTATGTCATTATTTACTCCCGATACCATTTCTGTTTGCATAGGTTATTTGTAACTGCACTGGCAAAGAGTAAGAAAGAAAAACGCCGATAAACTAGAACGGTTTTAGTTATTACACCTCGAAATAATCGTGTTTCGAGGCTTTGGTCTGCAATAAAACATGGTTTTGTATTACAGAATGTAGGAACTGCTGTCTAACTGGAATTGTTGGTTAGGAAAAACTAATTTTTAACTTTGTAATACAAACTTTGTATAAAAAAATTTTGGGGGAATTCTTGTGGGGGGCACGAGATGAATCACCATCAAATGGTGAGTTTCGTTGCTTTGCTAAACCTTTACTAAATGGTGGAGATGTCTCCGCTCTTTTATTTTTAAAATAATGTTTTAATTCACCAAGTTATGAAATGTAAATTAAAAATACCCGGTTGTTTGATGAAGACGACTTTGCTTGTTTTATGCGTCTTTCTTTCGTTTTTTTCTATAGCACAGCCGGTGTCCAAGAAGTTGGTAGATAGGGAAACTGGTAGCTCGGTTCCCTTTGCTAATGTATCCTTTGTAGGAAATAATGGAGGAATCATGGCTGATGAGGATGGCGTTTTTACGGTTTCGGCTAAAGTGGGCCAACGATATCGGATTACTCAGGTGGGTTATTGCACTATTGAACTCTCCTACGAACAGTTGATGGAGCCAAAAGAGATCTTGATGGACGAGGTTAATATTGAGATTAACCCCGTTATTGTTAGTGCCGATGCGGCGCGCAGGGATATTCTTCGAGCTATTGATTCAACCTATAAATTACTAAAGGCTCCACTTTTCTTAACCTGCTACCAACAAGATAGGGTGGAGGTAAATAATCAAATGGTGGTGGAGGCAAAAGCAATTATAGCAGCCAAGATTATTACTATATTAAGTCCTAGCAAAGGCAATAGCGGCTCGTATAAGTTGGAAGGGTTAAGCGTAGCGCACAGCCCTAATTTCCCAGTCGATACGGTCTCTACGTTTCGATTTTTACCAGGTGTATATGTCAATAGTTTCTTAGTTGGTGCGTCAAAAAAGGACGATAGTAATTTAGTTTACAGCTATCTCAACGTCAATGACTCCATTATAGTTATTAGCTTTCGACCTAAGAAAAGCTTCATCCCCAGTGGCCACTCTATATTAACATCGGGTCGATTTTTTATTGACAAAAAGAGCTGGCGAATGCTCCGAATCGATACCGAACTTAGCAATTCCATGCTCAGCTATATGCGGGAGTCGGTTGCGAATCGTAAAAAGGCAAAGGAGTATTACCTCGACTATTCTACCTCAACAACCTATTCTAATCTTGGAATTCCGGTAACGGCAAAACGACTGATGGCCTATTCGCTCAAAGGTGATTCAACCAATGCGCGGTGGGTA includes the following:
- a CDS encoding carboxypeptidase-like regulatory domain-containing protein, which translates into the protein MRYLLVLAFLSFYAVAFSQIEVSSKFINQDSGAPVEYASVFLLKDKAVGSSTGNSGYFKLWIPKCHVTDTVVISCVGYERKEVTVEYITQNKTIFLQPKEEQIDEVIISNNLSAQKIVKIALRKYPKWCFKYRYSTDFSMRSYLFVDSTKLVVGAMETTGVMNNNGMYNDSLEEKVSVSKYQVYGSVDTSYFTPSMCIKNKHYDATLNLEYRVIDHFAVFWHVDPITAQYFYPDMKGHFNFIDDSTKSDKFWIVSVTDLRHIDYGYKLPEEQFRKQYKKDLNRFKQEKNYSPTNKLFVLSEAQVDSLFYSDLRKRLEKGNPMFHNMILYIDKSTFAIHKAEYRFSGVGADGKFSVFTNFTVDYGYLLKKKKLTPLKIEIVTKSSMGKFSNHTVFDFTNINTGKGLNRISSKDVHDRGKPNSVTFLDITSLDVEGWAQVNGSNIFKPAFRTDD
- a CDS encoding putative signal transducing protein translates to MENELVKIFVGELWQATIVKELLNDNGISAFIENELMGNIAPWQIAAGGSASVTVMIANSDYALAKPLVDEFTNGSNPLPVEDE
- a CDS encoding CPBP family glutamic-type intramembrane protease translates to MNDFIHFIKKPTYSESCKQINWKMFFLLFFASVIVISPMVFVIKMAVDIWGFSYKKPQMSCLKLLFLAAIYAPIVEELFFRSLLVFKKSNIISYLSICFLLGIWFFYNGSYQSILNLSAVVVAVALALVFYNQSKEFVVKRYPIVFYFSSIVFGLVHIFNYQGVTFHNFIFSILLVLPQLTLGVVLGYIRVSYGLAYSILFHFLCNLPGVIVVYFISC
- a CDS encoding class IIb bacteriocin, lactobin A/cerein 7B family, with the translated sequence MKNFDLNACGVAEMQQQELSEVNGGIFWLIPVVIGAGIIEIMSDWDNFERGFSGQPYKQK
- a CDS encoding peptidase associated/transthyretin-like domain-containing protein codes for the protein MKTTLLVLCVFLSFFSIAQPVSKKLVDRETGSSVPFANVSFVGNNGGIMADEDGVFTVSAKVGQRYRITQVGYCTIELSYEQLMEPKEILMDEVNIEINPVIVSADAARRDILRAIDSTYKLLKAPLFLTCYQQDRVEVNNQMVVEAKAIIAAKIITILSPSKGNSGSYKLEGLSVAHSPNFPVDTVSTFRFLPGVYVNSFLVGASKKDDSNLVYSYLNVNDSIIVISFRPKKSFIPSGHSILTSGRFFIDKKSWRMLRIDTELSNSMLSYMRESVANRKKAKEYYLDYSTSTTYSNLGIPVTAKRLMAYSLKGDSTNARWVCTSYQVFSNSREQPKTTSEKKKLNKYKALIFQTASTTPEFEFQFIKGFKAE